The region TCCCAAAGGTCGAGATGACAGTAAGGGCGGGAGCTATCGAACCTGTTCCTATTCCTTGTTCAGTATACGATTATCATCCCCCTACCCCCTTCGAAGGGGGACTTGGTTCAAGCTCTGTTGGCGGAGGCTATCGAACGATTCCCAGTCCTTGGGTTGAGCGCCTATGCGAGTTTTTCCGGTGCTGAACGAAGTGAGGCATTGCGACGTCAGGAGCAAAGGAAAAGCTACCAGCGCGATGCCAAAGGACGAGCCTCCCGGGCTGGAGGGAGCCAAAGTATAAATGCAACTGTAGGCTTGTAAGTCTGGAGGATGAACAGAAGCTAGTAGGGATAGCTTGTGTCAAGCTGAAGGAAGCGGAAGCTATGGAAGTATAGCCCAAGTATGAAGTATGGCTCTATGAGCCAGTTGGGTTGCAAACCCAACGAATAGGAAAGCATGGGTTGCAAACCCGCGGCAGCGAAGGGTATAAAGTATAGCTTAGATAAAAAGTATAGCCCAAGAAGAAGTATGGCTTTTCAAGCCACTCGGATTACAGCCTCAACACCATCGTAGGACACAGGTCTGAAGACCTGCGCCAGAAGAGACTGGGAAGTATAAAGTATAGCAGCAGCCAACTTTACCGCTTCTTCTCCAGCCCACCCACATTAATCACAAAACCCACGGCAAATACCGAATAAGCCGCTGTAAGCGTATCGCGGTTTTTCAGGCCAATGGTGGTGCCGCTGGTGTACTGCAGCTGCACCGATGGGTTAAGCGTGAGGCGCGTGTAAAAGATCGGCTCCAGGAAAATATTGTCCTCCTCCTGGCCCGGCACGTTGTTTAAGGAATACTCGTGCATGTTGAGGTAGCTGGCGCGCAGGGCGGTGCCGTAGTTCAGCGGGAACTCCCGGTTGAGCAGCCGCAGCGATTTTTTGCGCTTGGAGGTAAAGTTTACCTGCACAAAGTATTTGCTGAAGTTGGCGTCGTGGCGCTCGTAGGTCATTTCGCCGGTTTCCTTGTCTTCCTCTTTCTCGGTGCGCTCGGAACTGCCGCCCCCAATGCCGCCATAGATCTCCAGGATGCGGTTGTTCTCAGGGCCGAACGTGGTAAAGTAACCACCGGCTGCCTCCAGCAGGTTGTGGCGCATGTCGCGTTTGCGGCGCTCGGTGCTCAGCATGGATCCGTTCAGCAGCACGGCAAAGTGATCTGACACGGCATAGGCGGTATTAAACGTGATGTTGCCTTTCGGGGTAACGTGGCCCCCGGCGCTCAGTTCGCCCTTTTGGGTAAACATCGGCACGTTAGGCACATTGGGCATGTAGGCAGAGGTGCCGCAACCGGCCAGCAGCAGGGGCAGGGCCAGCAATACTGTGAACTGTTTTATACTTTTAAGGAGGGAAAGCGCGGTAAAGGGTGTGTTCATAAAATTATATTCTGCACAGCAAAGTCTGCCAACTTAAAGAATGCACGGTGCATTCACAAGCAGGCAACGATAGATTTAGTGAAATATTCAGATTATTGAGTTAAAAGCGGCGGCAGGGTATTGCATTTTTAAGTAAGGCCGGTTTGGTGTAGTTTTGTCGGTAGCATGAATAAAATACTCATCATACAAACGGCTTTCCTGGGAGACGTGGTGCTGGCCACGGCGCTGGTGGAGAAGCTGCATACGTTTTACCCGGAGGCGCAACTTGATTTCCTGCTGCGTAAAGGCAACGAGGGACTGCTGAAGGATCACCCGCTGCTGCGCCAGGTGCTGGTCTGGAACAAGCAGGAAGGCAAGTATAAAAGCCTGATGCGACTGCTCTCGCATATCCGTGCCGAGAAGTATGATCTGGTCGTAAACGTGCAGCGCTTCGGCGCCACCGGCTTGCTGACCGCTTTATCTGGTGCCAGGGAAACGGTGGGATTTGAGAAGAACCCGTTCTCGCGCCTGTTCACCCGCCGCTACGTGCACGATGTGCGGTCGGGTACGCATGAGGTGGAGCGCAATAACATGCTCATCCAAAGTATAACCAACGCCATCCCGGCCAAGCCGAAGCTGTACCCGAGCCAGGTTGATTTTGCCAAGGTAGAGCAGCTGAAGCAGGAGCCGTTCATCTGCATGGCCCCCACCTCGGTGTGGTTTACGAAGCAGTACCCGCAGGAGCAGTGGGTGCAGCTCATCAACAGCCTCGACCCAAAGTATAAAGTATACCTGCTCGGTTCGCCTGCCGACAAGCAGCACTGCGAGGAGATCATCGGCCAAAGTATAAACCAGCGTGTGGAGAACCTCTGCGGACAGCTGAACCTGCTGCAGTCGGCGGCCCTGATGCGCGACGCGGTGCTGAACTACGTGAACGATTCCGGCCCGATGCACCTGGCCTCCGCCCTGAACGCGCCTACCTGCGCCATCTACTGCTCCACGGTGCCGCGCTTCGGCTTTGGGCCGCTGGCCGATTTTGCCGAGGTGGTGGAGCGGGAAGAGCCACTCTACTGCCGCCCCTGCGGCCTGCACGGCTACAAGGCCTGCCCGCAAGGCCATTTTAAGTGCGCCCGCGAGATCCGGAATGAGCAGCTGCTGGAGGTGTTGAGAGTTAGAGAGTTTAGGAGTTAGAGGGTTTGGGAGTGGGAATAATACAATGCTTTGCGTTTAAGTAGCCAGGACTCTCAGTATCAGAGCCCCCTCATTCGCTCATTCAAAACTCACCCCCGCCACACACTATACTTGCCCCACCTGCAGTTTTATACTATATTAGATGTATAAAGCACCCGCTAAACCCTACAAAATAAAACTACATGAAATACGAGCCAATCGGGCAGGAGCTGTTTATCAATCACCGCCACAACTTCGTCAAGCAGCTCAAGCCTTCGTCCATCGCCATATTTCACTCCAACGATGTAATGCCCACCAACGCCGACGGCACCATGCCCTTCCGGCAGAACAGCGACCTGTTTTACCTCTCAGGCGTGGACCAGGAGGAAAGTATACTTTTGCTCTTCCCCGATAGCAAGGACGAGCGCATGCAGGAGATCCTGTTCATCCGCGAAACCAACGACCATATCCTCACCTGGGAAGGATATAAGCTGACCAAGGAGCAGGCGCGGGAGACATCGGGTATCCCGACCGTTTACTGGACGCACCAGTTCGAGCAGGTGCTGCACACGCTTATCTACGAGGCCGAACACCTGTATCTGAACACCAACGAGCACCTGCGCGCCGTGGTGGAAGTAGAGACCCGCGACGCCCGCTTCATCAAAAAAGTAAAGGAGCAGTTCCCGCTGCACAAGTATGAACGCAGCGCCCCCATTATGCATCAGCTTCGGGCTATAAAGTCAGTACGGGAGGTGGAGTTGATACAGCAGGCCTGCAACATTACCGACAAAGCTTTCCGCAGGCTGCTGGGCTTTATTAAGCCGGGTGTGATGGAATATGAGATCGAGGCGGAGATATACCACGAGTTCCTGCGCAACCGCTCCAGAGGGCCAGCCTACGAGCCAATAATTGCCTCCGGCGAGAACGCCTGCATCCTGCACTACACCGACAACAGCCGCGAGTGCAATGACGGCGACCTGGTGCTGATGGACTTCGGGGCGGAGTACGCCAACTATGCCGCCGACCTGACGCGCACCGTGCCGGTAAACGGCAGGTTCACCAAAAGGCAGCGCGAGGTATACGAGGCGGTGCTGACGGTGATGAAAACCGCCATGCACATGCTGGTGCCCGGCAACACCCTGGACCAATACCACAAGTTTGTAGGCACCGTGATGGAGAACGAGCTGATTAAGCTCGGGCTGCTGAACGAGAGCGACGTGCGCAACCAGGACCCGGAGAGGCCACTGTATAAGAAGTACTTCATGCACGGCACCTCGCACCACCTGGGGCTGGACGTGCACGATGTGGCCAATAAGTTTCGCCCCTTTCAGGAGGGTATGGTGTTTACCTGCGAGCCCGGCATCTACATCCGGGAGGAGGGAATAGGCATACGCCTGGAGAACGATATCCTGGTTACGCACAAC is a window of Pontibacter kalidii DNA encoding:
- a CDS encoding glycosyltransferase family 9 protein, with the protein product MNKILIIQTAFLGDVVLATALVEKLHTFYPEAQLDFLLRKGNEGLLKDHPLLRQVLVWNKQEGKYKSLMRLLSHIRAEKYDLVVNVQRFGATGLLTALSGARETVGFEKNPFSRLFTRRYVHDVRSGTHEVERNNMLIQSITNAIPAKPKLYPSQVDFAKVEQLKQEPFICMAPTSVWFTKQYPQEQWVQLINSLDPKYKVYLLGSPADKQHCEEIIGQSINQRVENLCGQLNLLQSAALMRDAVLNYVNDSGPMHLASALNAPTCAIYCSTVPRFGFGPLADFAEVVEREEPLYCRPCGLHGYKACPQGHFKCAREIRNEQLLEVLRVREFRS
- a CDS encoding aminopeptidase P N-terminal domain-containing protein; its protein translation is MKYEPIGQELFINHRHNFVKQLKPSSIAIFHSNDVMPTNADGTMPFRQNSDLFYLSGVDQEESILLLFPDSKDERMQEILFIRETNDHILTWEGYKLTKEQARETSGIPTVYWTHQFEQVLHTLIYEAEHLYLNTNEHLRAVVEVETRDARFIKKVKEQFPLHKYERSAPIMHQLRAIKSVREVELIQQACNITDKAFRRLLGFIKPGVMEYEIEAEIYHEFLRNRSRGPAYEPIIASGENACILHYTDNSRECNDGDLVLMDFGAEYANYAADLTRTVPVNGRFTKRQREVYEAVLTVMKTAMHMLVPGNTLDQYHKFVGTVMENELIKLGLLNESDVRNQDPERPLYKKYFMHGTSHHLGLDVHDVANKFRPFQEGMVFTCEPGIYIREEGIGIRLENDILVTHNGPKDLMQHIPLEAEDIERLMRGGAQD